In a single window of the Micrococcaceae bacterium Sec5.7 genome:
- a CDS encoding NUMOD3 domain-containing DNA-binding protein: MTEMMETTTATGGLVYGIRLRQEVEYRYVGITTKTASRRFHQHLRVAAEGRKTPFYDWVRKQNPDDLIPDELDWIEGLPELGQAEVEWISYLRREGDRLLNLADGGLGPTGVVWTEEQREAACIRNTGRKGLSRPGAANPFYGGKHSSEQRTKWATERKGMYSGTDNPNFGRFGADHPSFGHTMSEESRRALSEARKGAGNPNFGKKVSAETRAKLSAAQKGRPNRGAHTRYHTKQGIEFAGCSFCIEDSAKPSLSSESESES; the protein is encoded by the coding sequence ATGACTGAAATGATGGAAACGACGACGGCGACGGGCGGGTTGGTCTACGGCATCCGGCTTAGGCAGGAAGTCGAGTACCGCTACGTCGGTATAACGACCAAGACGGCCAGCCGTCGTTTCCATCAGCACCTCCGCGTGGCTGCGGAAGGGCGGAAGACGCCCTTCTACGATTGGGTCCGAAAGCAGAACCCGGATGATCTCATTCCGGATGAATTGGACTGGATCGAAGGGTTGCCCGAGCTGGGACAGGCCGAGGTCGAGTGGATCAGTTATTTGCGACGCGAAGGGGACCGTCTGCTGAACCTTGCGGATGGTGGCTTGGGGCCGACCGGCGTCGTCTGGACGGAAGAACAGCGTGAAGCTGCCTGCATCAGGAACACCGGTCGTAAGGGACTGAGCCGGCCCGGTGCAGCTAACCCGTTCTACGGCGGGAAACACAGTTCTGAGCAGCGAACGAAATGGGCAACGGAACGCAAAGGCATGTACTCCGGTACGGACAACCCGAACTTCGGTAGGTTCGGCGCAGACCACCCGAGCTTTGGACACACTATGAGCGAGGAATCCCGCAGGGCGTTATCCGAAGCACGGAAGGGCGCTGGCAATCCGAACTTCGGGAAGAAGGTGAGCGCCGAAACACGTGCGAAATTGTCAGCTGCTCAAAAAGGCCGGCCCAACCGAGGCGCACACACTAGATATCACACCAAACAGGGCATTGAGTTTGCCGGGTGCAGCTTCTGCATCGAAGACTCAGCCAAACCAAGTCTCTCTTCAGAAAGCGAGTCGGAGTCATGA